One Phaseolus vulgaris cultivar G19833 chromosome 11, P. vulgaris v2.0, whole genome shotgun sequence genomic window carries:
- the LOC137826732 gene encoding replication factor C subunit 1 — MSDIRKWFMKSHDKGNNAAPSKPSNQPKPSSDKPQPEKNVAGGQESSGRRVTSKYFNTNKQKVKEEKETQELPAKRKNVKDSEDTPEPKRVHEDVGDDSVLPTNKKKLAEATPTKKLKSGSGRGIPKKSVVLEESDEDDDKGAVSAVKSAGRGGGGRGAPGRGRGGGRGGFMNFGERKDPPHKGEKEVPEGAPNCLAGLTFVISGTLDSLEREEAEDLIKRHGGRVTGSVSKKTNYLLCDEDIGGRKSEKAKELGTSFLTEDGLFDMIRASKPAKSPSQAEKKPVNKAVAVAPKVSPKPLVKVPLSSRSPSKQAKPVAATTIESSVMWTEKYRPKDPKDIIGNQSLIVQLRNWLKAWNEQFSDTGNKKKGKKQNDSVLKKAVLLSGTPGIGKTTSAKLVCEQLGFQAIEVNASDSRGKADSKIEKGISGSKTNSVKELVTNESIGANMERSKISKSVLIMDEVDGMSAGDRGGVADLIASIKISKIPIICICNDRYSQKLKSLVNYCLLLSFRKPTKQQMAKRLMDVAKAEGLQVNEIALEELAERVNGDVRMAVNQLQYMSLSMSVINYDDIRQRFLTNAKDEDISPFTAVDKLFGFNAGKLRMDERINLSMSDPDLVPLLIQENYINYKPSLAGKDDNGIKRMNLIARAAESIADGDIVNVQIRRYRQWQLSQASCTATCIIPASLLHGQREILEQGERNFNRFGGWLGKNSTMGKNFRLLDDLHVHILASRESSSGRDTIRMEYLTLILKRLTEPLRTLPKAEAVQQVVEFMNTYSISQEDFDTIVELSKFKGHPNPLDGIQPAIKSALTKAYKEQSKSRVVRVADQITLPGVKKAPKKRIAAILEPAEEGGEKGEGDTSDQSEEENTSDTEELEGIAKGEKLQSDLQSWNSKATEVQLELKGTGNSSAKKASGGRGKAASTSGKKAAQAPKRKR; from the exons AAGAAAGAATGTGAAGGACAGTGAAGATACACCAGAGCCTAAGAGAGTTCATGAAGATGTTGGAGATGATTCTGTCTTGCCCACCAATAAAAAGAAGTTAGCTGAGGCCACTCCGACAAAAAAATTGAAGAGTGGATCAGGTCGGGGTATTCCCAAAAAATCTGTAGTTTTGGAAGAAAgtgatgaagatgatgacaaaGGTGCTGTTTCTGCTGTTAAATCTGCTGGAAGGGGTGGTGGTGGAAGAGGAGCACCTGGGAGAGGTAGAGGGGGCGGTAGGGGTGGATTCATGAATTTTGGAGAAAGAAAAGATCCCCCACACAAAGGAGAAAAG GAAGTCCCTGAAGGTGCTCCTAACTGTTTAGCTGGCTTGACTTTTGTGATCAGTGGAACACTGGATAG TTTGGAACGTGAAGAAGCTGAAGATTTGATTAAACGCCATGGTGGCCGTGTCACTGGATCAGTCAGCAAGAAAACG AATTATCTGTTATGTGATGAAGATATTGGGGGGCGGAAGTCTGAAAAGGCCAAAGAGCTAGG AACGTCCTTCCTCACGGAGGATGGATTGTTTGATATGATTCGTGCATCAAAACCTGCTAAATCTCCTTCACAAGCAGAAAAGAAACCTGTGAATAAGGCTGTTGCAGTAGCACCAAAAGTTTCTCCGAAACCCCTAGTTAAGG TTCCTCTGTCTTCACGCTCACCTTCTAAGCAGGCTAAGCCAGTGGCTGCTACTACTATTGAATCTTCTGTGATGTGGACAGAGAAATATCGACCTAAAGATCCAAAGGATATCATAGGGAACCAGTCACTT ATTGTTCAACTTCGTAATTGGTTGAAAGCTTGGAACGAGCAATTTTCAGACACTGGTAacaaaaaaaagggaaaaaagcAAAATGACTCTGTTTTGAAAAAAGCTGTCTTGTTAAGTGGAACCCCTGGTATAGGGAAAACAACTTCAGCAAAGTTGGTCTGTGAGCAGCTTGGTTTCCAAGCCATAGAG GTAAATGCTAGTGATAGCCGTGGAAAAGCTGATAGCAAAATTGAGAAAGGAATTAGTGGAAGCAAGACAAATTCTGTTAAGGAGCTTGTAACCAATGAGTCTATTGGTGCTAATATGGAGCG GTCCAAGATTTCCAAATCTGTGCTCATTATGGATGAGGTTGATGGGATGTCAGCTGGTGATAGGGGTGGTGTTGCTGATCTTATTGCTAGCATTAAGATATCGAAAATTCCTATTATCTGCATTTGCAATGACCGTTACAGCCAGAAACTTAAAAGCCTTGTGAACTACTGTTTGCTTCTAAGTTTTCGGAAGCCTACAAAGCAACAG ATGGCAAAGAGGTTGATGGATGTTGCAAAGGCTGAAGGCCTTCAAGTTAATGAG ATTGCACTTGAGGAACTAGCAGAAAGAGTTAATGGGGATGTGCGAATGGCAGTAAACCAGTTACAGTATATGAGCCTCTCTATGTCTGTTATCAACTATGATGACATTAGACAACGCTTTCTTACCAATGCAAAGGATGAAGACATTTCACCATTCACGGCTGTTGATaa GCTTTTTGGTTTTAATGCTGGGAAGTTGAGAATGGATGAGAGGATAAATCTTAGCATGAGTGATCCTGATCTTGTTCCTCTTCTTATTCAG gaaaattatattaattataaaccAAGCTTGGCTGGTAAGGATGACAATGGCATAAAACGCATGAACCTGATTGCCCGTGCTGCTGAGTCTATTGCTGATGGGGATATAGTGAATGTTCAGATTCGCAGATATCGACAGTGGCAGCTCTCTCAAGCTAGTTGTACAGCAACCTGCATAATTCC TGCATCATTGTTGCACGGGCAAAGAGAAATACTTGAACAG GGAGAACGAAATTTCAACCGGTTTGGTGGATGGCTTGGGAAGAACTCGACAATGGGCAAAAACTTTAGGCTTTTGGATGATCTTCATGTTCACATTCTTGCTTCTCGTGAATCTAGTTCAGGAAG GGATACCATTCGCATGGAATATCTCACTCTTATTCTTAAACGATTGACTGAACCCCTACGAACCCTGCCTAAG GCTGAAGCGGTTCAACAAGTTGTGGAATTCATGAATACATACTCTATCAGTCAGGAAGATTTTGATACTATAGTAGAGTTATCAAAATTCAAG GGTCATCCTAATCCACTAGATGGCATACAGCCTGCCATTAAGTCAGCTTTGACAAAAGCCTACAAAGAGCAAAGCAAATCTCGGGTGGTTCGAGTTGCCGACCAAATAACACTTCCTGGTGTAAAGAAGGCCCCTAAGAAGCGGATTGCTGCTATACTTGAACCAGCCGAGGAAGGAGGCGAAAAAGGGGAAGGTGACACCTCGGACCAGAGTGAAGAAGAGAACACGTCTGATACAGAAGAGCTGG AAGGCATCGCCAAGGGCGAGAAGCTGCAATCCGATCTTCAAAGCTGGAATTCAAAAG CCACGGAAGTACAGTTGGAACTGAAGGGAACGGGTAATTCAAGTGCCAAGAAGGCATCGGGTGGTAGAGGTAAAGCTGCTTCTACATCTGGGAAGAAGGCTGCTCAAGCTCCAAAAAGAAAAAGGTGA
- the LOC137839133 gene encoding fasciclin-like arabinogalactan protein 15, which yields MDCRIYGVTILLFLLPTLTFSLSQGQINSNSILVALLDSHYTEVAELVEKAMLLQTLENTVMNHNITIFAPRNEALERDLDPDFKRFLLEPRNLQSLQTLLMSHIVPKRITKPKYQPGLSNSGRPTRHKTLAQNQHLSLQTVNSTHWNVDSSRVTHPDSLTRPDGVIHGIDTLLIPRSVQDDFNRRRNLISIAAVKPESAPEVDPRTHRLKKPAPPSPAGSAPALPIYDAMAPGPSLAPAPAPGPGGPRHHFNGEKQVKDFIETLLHYGGYNEMADILVNLTSLATEMGRLVSEGYVLTVLAPNDEAMAKLTTDQLSEPGSPEQIMYYHLIPEYQTEESMYNAVRRFGKVHYDTLRLPHKMTAQEADGSVKFGHGDESAYLFDPDIYKDGRISVQGIDGVLFPPQEDEAGPVTRAQPAKVVVKQRRGKLLETACWMLGSFGQNSRFMSCQ from the exons ATGGATTGCCGCATCTATGGCGTCACGATCCTTCTCTTCCTCCTCCCAACTCTCACATTCTCTCTCTCACAAGGTCAGATAAACTCAAACTCAATCCTCGTGGCTCTGTTGGACTCGCATTACACTGAGGTTGCTGAGCTAGTGGAAAAAGCCATGCTCCTTCAAACGCTCGAAAACACGGTAATGAACCACAACATCACAATCTTCGCACCCAGAAACGAAGCCCTCGAACGCGATCTCGACCCTGATTTCAAGCGCTTCCTTCTTGAACCCCGCAACCTGCAGTCTCTCCAAACCCTTCTCATGTCCCACATCGTCCCCAAAAGGATCACAAAACCCAAATACCAACCCGGGTTAAGTAACTCTGGTCGACCGACCCGACACAAAACCCTCGCCCAGAATCAACACctctctctccagacagttaatTCCACTCACTGGAATGTCGACTCTTCCCGTGTCACCCACCCGGATTCCTTGACCCGACCCGACGGCGTTATCCATGGCATCGATACGCTCCTCATCCCTCGCTCCGTACAAGACGACTTCAACCGCCGCCGCAACCTCATCTCCATCGCCGCCGTGAAACCCGAATCCGCTCCGGAGGTCGACCCGCGCACCCACCGCTTGAAGAAACCGGCTCCCCCGTCGCCGGCAGGCTCCGCGCCTGCGCTGCCGATCTACGACGCGATGGCGCCGGGACCATCCTTGGCGCCGGCGCCGGCTCCTGGACCGGGTGGACCACGCCACCATTTCAACGGCGAGAAACAGGTGAAAGACTTCATCGAAACTCTCCTCCACTACGGCGGTTACAATGAAATGGCAGATATTCTGGTAAACTTAACGTCACTGGCGACGGAGATGGGAAGGTTAGTTTCGGAGGGTTACGTTTTGACGGTGCTGGCTCCTAATGACGAAGCGATGGCGAAGTTAACGACGGACCAGTTGAGTGAACCGGGTTCGCCCGAACAGATTATGTACTATCACTTGATTCCCGAGTATCAGACCGAGGAGAGCATGTACAATGCTGTTAGAAGGTTCGGGAAGGTCCATTACGACACGTTACGGTTGCCGCATAAGATGACGGCGCAGGAGGCTGATGGCTCCGTTAAGTTCGGTCACGGCGACGAGTCCGCGTACTTGTTCGACCCGGATATTTACAAGGATGGACGGATCTCCGTTCAGGGAATCGACGGCGTTCTGTTTCCGCCTCAGGAGGATGAGGCTGGGCCTGTGACCCGGGCCCAACCCGCTAAGGTCGTTGTTAAGCAAAGAAGAG GAAAATTGTTGGAAACAGCATGTTGGATGCTTGGAAGCTTTGGTCAGAATTCTAGATTCATGTCTTGTCAATGA